The genomic stretch CCGACCCCGCGAAGGGCTTCCGCCTCAAAGAGGGCATGTTCCCCCCGCGCCCCGCCCAACCCCCTTTCTCGCACAACGACCTTCGGGACCCCGCCCAGCGCGCCGCCGGCGCCTACCATTGGACGCCCGACATCCAGGACTACAACGACGAAGGACAGCGGCTGCATCATCAGATGAGCGGCCTCGACGACCTGAACACCTCCGACCCGCGCGTGCGCGAGGCCCTGCGCGACGCCTACGGCTTCTGGATCGCCACGGCCGGGGTGGACGGCTTCCGCATCGACACCGCGCACTTCGCCGAGCACGACTTCTGGAAGGACCTCCTCCACTCGACCTCCCCCGCCGCGCCCGGCATCGACCCCTTCGCCCGCGCTCTCGGGAAGAAGGACTTCATGACCTTCGGCGAGGTCTGGGTGAACGGCGACCCCTTCTCCGACAAGGGAGAGCGCGCCGCCGTCGAGTACCTCGGGACGCAGTCCTCGCCCGAGATGCGGGCGGTGCTGAACTTCCCCCTGGCCATGGAACTGCGCGCCGTCTTCGCCAAGGGCGCGCCGCCCGCGCGCCTGCGCTACCGCCTCGAGAACCTCAAGCGCTTCTTCGCGGAAGGGAGCACCTCGGTCAACTTCATCGACAACCACGACATGGCGCGCTTCCTGGCCGAGGGAACCGAGGGCGGCTTCGTCCAGGCGCTGACGGCCCTGCTGACGCTTCCCGGCCTCCCGGTCGTCTACGCGGGGACGGAGCAGGCCTTCACCGAGACCCGCGGCGCGATGTTCGCCGGCGGCTACGGCTCCGGCGGGAAGGACCGCTTCGACCCGACCCACCCGCTCTACCTCCTCCTGCGCGAGCTCACGGACCTGCGCCGGCGCGAGCCGGTCTTCCGCCGTGGGACGCTCGTCCCCCTCTACGGCGCCTCCGCGGGCCCCGGCCCGTTCGCCTATCGGCTCGACGCGGGGAAGGACCGGGCGCTCGTGCTCTTCAACACCGCCGACGAGGAGGTCCTCCTCGCGCGGCTCGAGACGGGCCTCCCGGAAGGGACCCCGCTCGACGCGCTTTTCGCTCGCGGCTTCGCCGAGAAGCGCCTGAGGCTCGCCGAAGGCGGCCGCCTCTCCCTGCGCATGCCCGCGCGCTCCGTGCTCGTCCTCAAAGGCGCCGGTACCGGCGGGGCCGCCGCCCCCTCCTCCGCCCGCATCGACGTCACCGGCTTCACCGGGCTCCCGACCTTCTCGGCGAAGACCTCGGTGGAGGGGACCTCCCGGGGCGTCGCGAAGGTCTCCGTCGTGGTGGACGGCCGGCTCGCCCGAGCCCTCCCCGCGAAGATGCTCGGCGGCGGCCGCTGGCGCGCCACGCTCGACCCCGCGCTCCTGCCCGATGGAGAGCACTCCCTGCTCGCCGTGGACGCGGATGCGCCGGAGCGCGCCCCCTCCGAGGAGCACGCCTTCAAGGTCTCCGTGCCCTTCACTCTCGTCAAAGAGATCACCGACCCGGTCGGCGACGACCACGGGCCGGCCGGGACCTACCGCTACCCGCTCGCTCAGGGCTTCGAAGGCCGCGCCGACCTCGAGAAGCTCTCGCTCTACCGGCGCGGGCCCGGCGCGAAGCTGGTCCTCAAGCTGGCCGACGGGGTCACGTCGGGCTGGAACCCCGCCTTCGGCTTCGACCATGTCTGCTTCGACGTGTACGTCGGCTTCCCGGAGAGCGTCATCGGCCGGCCGGGAGCGACGCGACTCCCGCGCCTGAACGCCGGCGCGCCCGCCGGCTTCTCCTGGCATTACGCCGCCTTCCTCGGCGGCTGGAAGGCCGCGCTCTACGACTCGGCGGGAGCGGGCGACGCGGCGTTCGGGCCGCAGGTCCAGCCGGCCCCGAAGGTCTCGACGGACAAGGCGGCGGGGACCGTGTCGGTGCTCTTCGACCTCGACGCCTTCAAGGGGGTCCCGTCGTTCGACGGGGCGCGCTTCTACCTGACGACCTGGGACTACGACGGGATGGAAGGGACCCTGCGTCCTCTCGCGCCGCAGGCCGGGGACTACGTCTTCGGCGGCGGGAAGCCCGGCGACCCCCGCATCATGGACGACGCCCTCCTCGCCCCCTGAGTCTCCCGCCGGCAAAACACGAGGCCGGTCCCTTATGAAAGGGACCGGCCTCGTCTTTTGCCGGAAGACTTATTTCTTCTTGAAGACCGAGAAGAGCTTCTTCGCCAGCCAGATGAACGGCTTCACGAACGGGCTGCCCAGCAGCATGTCCCAGGCCTGCTTGAGAGGGGACTCCTGCTCGAGCGCCCCGGGGCGGACCGGGTACGCGTTCTGGAACTCCTGCGTCGCCGCGACCATCTCGTCGGCGATGTAGACGATGGGGCGGCGCTGGGCGCGGCGGCTGACCGCGTAGATCGCGAGGTCGAGCCCCTGCTGGACGGCGAACATGCTCCAGAAGATGACCATGGAGCCGGAGCCGAAGAAGACCCCTCCCAGGCACATCAGGAGGTCCCGGAACTGCTGGATGGCGCCGCGCTGGAAGCGGGTGAGGCGGCCGTTGTCGTAGAGCGCGTTGAGGCCCTGGATCCCGAGCGTGCCGCAGAAGGTCCCGACGATGGTGGTGATCCCCATGTCCTTCCAGTATTTGTACGACCACGGAGGGACCGTGTTCGGGACGGTCGTCCACGAGATGTAGCGGAAGAGCACCCCCCACCACTGCCCGTAGACCAGGTTGAAGACCGTCTGGTAGCGCAGCCCGCGCTGCTTGCCGATGTTGTTCTGGAGGTTGGACCAGGTGTTGATCCAGATGCCGTGGAAGACGTTGAGCCCCACCGAGACGCCGATGGCCGCCGCCATCGCCATCGGGTTCGCGGCGAGCAGCGAGTACCAGACCCCGACGCCGAGCACGGTCGGGACCGCCTTCGAGAGCACCCCGCCGATGACCTCGTTCATGGTCGGCTTCGTATAGGACGCGCGGAACGTGCGCACGAGGTAGAGGGCCTCGCGGAAAGGGGCGGTGATGGGGCCGAGGAACCAGCGCCAGAAGCGGCCGCGCTCGGTCCGGGCGGCGCCGTCGTCGGAGACCCCGCCCTTGTCCCCTTCGGCCTTGCGGGCCCAATCGACGGGGACGTTCTCGACCTCGAAGCGCGCGGTGATCCCCAGCTCCCGGAGGGAGGCCTGGACGCGCTCGACGTCCTGCTCGCTCAGCCCTCCGAGCGGATTGTCCTTGGAGAGGGCGAGGCGGATGCGTCCGAGCCCGTTGAGGGTCTCGCGCAGGCCGGGCTCGGCGTCGAGCGCCGCGCCCAGGGTGCCGAGCGTGACGGCGACCGGCTCGCGGCCGGCGCGCGTGATGAAGACCTTGGCGTTCTCGAGAGTCGACGGCCCCGCGACGCTCCGGCCCGTCGAGGGAGCGCTCGGGACGGCCTCGACGGAAGCGGCGCGCCTCTGCGAGGAGGCCTGGAGCAGCCCGCGCAGGCCGTGCGCGGAGCCCTGCGCCGCCAGGACCGGGTCGGAGGATTCTCCGCGAACCCGCGTACCGGTGAAGAGGCGGTCGAGAACGACCCCTTGGCCGGAAGACTGCGACTTGGAGAGTTCCTTCGCGCCCTTTTCAAGGACCGTCTGCACGTCGAGAGTCTTCGCGACGGGAACGACCGACGGCGAAGCGGAGACTCCGGACGGAGCGACGACGGAAGGGATGGGGACCGAGGCCTTCGCCGCAGGGATGCCGTTCCTCCCCCACCCGACCTCCCCCGAAGGGGAGGCCATTGGGGAAGAACGAACCCCCATCTGAACGGCTTGGGCGGCAGGAGTCGGCGTCAGGACCGGCAGGCTTGGAAGCGCGAGGTTCGTGACGGAAAGCGTGTTCGGAAGGAGCGGGGAGACCAGCGAGGCGCCCGGAACGACGACCGCGCCGACCTGCGTTCCCGGTACGACCGTGCCGAGGGACGCCTGTCCCTGCGCCGCCGAGTTGGCCTGCGCCCAGCACTCGGTTCCGGGAGAGAGGAGGACGAGGACGGCGCTGAGGCCTCCGGCCAGGAGGCTTCTAGCCTTGCGCAGCGTCGCGGCGGAGGGTCCGTTCCTCATCGCGGATAGTATAGCCGGAGAAGCGTCCGATTTCAGGGCCTATGGGGCAAATCCCCCCGGCAGAGGTCCCCCCTGAAAATAGGCCCTTGAGCTCCTGCCGGAGCCTCTCTCGGCTGCGCTCCGGCGCCCTATGGTAGAATCCTCTCGATGAAAGGATCCCTGAAGTGGGTGGAGATCGACCTCGGCGCGGTGCGCGCGAACCTGCGCGCCGCCCTGCGCCTCGCCGGGCCGGCGAAGCTCCTCGCGGTGGTGAAGGCCGACGGCTACGGCCACGGCGCCGCCGCGGTCGGCCGCGTCGCCCTCGAGGGAGGCGCTCACGGGCTCGGCGTCTTCACCGTCGAGGAGGCGCTCGCCCTGCGAAAGGCGGGGCTCCGCGGCCGCATCGTCCTCCTCGCCCCGCCCCTGCCGGAGCAGGCCGCGGAGGTCGTGCGCGCGCGCCTCGAGCCCTCGGTGGACTCGCTCGCGCTCGCCGACGCGCTCGCGCGCCGGGCCGGAGCCGCGGGGCTGAGCGTGCACGTGGACCTCGACTACGGCCTCGGCCGCTGGGGCCTCGCGCCGAAGGACCTCGAGCCCTTCCTCGCCGCGCTCGAACGCCGCCGCCGCCTGCGCGTCGCCGGCCTCTCGGCCCACCTCGACTACGTGCCCGGCCGCAACGCCGTCGAGGCCGAGGAGAAGCTGCGCGACTTCCAGCGCCGCTGCGCGGGCCCGAAGAAGCGCCGGCCGGACCTGCTCCGCCACGCGGCCAACAGCTCCGTCCTGCTCGATTTCCCCCACTGGCGCATGGACATGGTCCGCGTGGGCAACCTGCTCTACGGCATCAACCCCACCTCGAAGGAGGCGGCCCTGCGCTCGCCGTGGAGCTTCCGGGCCCGCATCATCGCCGTGCGCGAGGTCGCCAAAGGCCAGCCGATCGGCTACGCGAGCGAGTACCTCGCCCCGCGGCGCATGCGCGTGGCGACCCTGCCGGTGGGCTACGCCGACGGCCTGACCATGGAGCCGGCGGAGCGGCTCATCCGCCTCGGCACGGGCCGCCGCTACTGGGGCCTGCTGCGCGGAGAGGAAGTCCCCTTCGTGGGCCGCTGCGCCATCTCCCACGTGCTCGTCGACCTCGCCCGCGTCCCGAACGCGAAGGTCGGCGACGTCGTGGTCCTGCCCATACGAAGAACCGCCGCAAGCGCGCGCCTTCCGCGCCTTTACAAGTAAGACCCTTAAGCAACCGCCGGGCACCGCTATAAGACTGAGGCGGCATGGCCCGCCGCACCTTACGAGGGGTAACAGCCTTCCTGGGCCGCGGAAGCGGCCCGAAGGCGCCATAGGGGACGCCAGTCCCCTTGGGGAGCACCGGCGCGAGCCAATTCCTTACTCGCGCCGGCTTCAGCCCCGCGTCGTTGCGCGGGGTGCGACAGATGGTGGGTGGGTGGTGGAGCTACTGGGAGGTGTGCGCGACATGAACGCGCACACCTCCCAGTTCCATACCCCACACCCAATAAGAAGAAGGCCCGCTTTCGCGGGCCTTATCCTCCCCCCCACCCTTCACCCTCCCCCGCAGGGAAGGGAATTAAGGAACTTCACTCGTAAAGGTTTTCCAAATCCTGTTCGGAGGGCAGCGCGGGCGTCTCCTCAGCGGCGGCCTGCGAGGTGGTCCCTATGGGCAGGGAGAGCTCCCCGCTCGAGGAGAAGCTCGCCTTCAGGCGCAGCGGCTGGGAATGGTCCAGGGAGCAGTAGTCCTTGGGCTCGCTCCCCTTGAGGAAGGCCTGCAGGACCTTCTTCGGACAGGTCGGCAGGGCGAGCTGGCCGGTGTCCGCGTCGATGGTGATGAAGACGATGTCCTCGGGCACGGGGAAGTCGCGCGGCGGGTAGTCCTTGAGGACCTTCTCCATGATGTTCGTCCACCAGGGCACGACGGTCGAGCCGCCGGTCCAGTCGTTGCCGCCGAGCGAGCGGAAGTCGTCGTAGCCCATCCACGCGAGCGCGAGCAGGTCGGGGGTGAAGCCGACGAACCAGAGGTCGCGATGGTCGTTGGTGGTCCCGGTCTTGCCCGCCAGGGGACGCCGCAGGCGGCTGGCGCCCGAGCCGGTCCCCCCCTGGACGACGCCCTTGAGCATCGAGGTCGTCAGGTAGGCCGTCTGCGGCGAGAGCGCCTCCTCCATCTTCGAGAGGTGCTGCTCGAGCATCTTCCCGTTGGCGTCCTCGACGCGGGTCACCGCGAAGGGCTCGACGCGGATGCCCCCGTTGGCGAAGGTGTTGAACGCCGTCGCGAGCTCCATGGGCGTGACCACCGAGGAGCCCAGGCCCAGCGAGAGCACGGGGTCGAGCGCCGAGGAGATGCCGGCCTTCGCGGCGAGCTCGACGACGCGCGGGGGCCCGATGTGCTCGATGAGGCGCACGGAGGCGATGTTGCGCGAGAGGGCCAGCGCCTTGCGCAGGGTGATGACGCCGAGGAACTTGTTGTCGAAGTTCCCCGGGACCCAGACCTTGAACTCCTCGGAGCCGGCGAACGGGGCGGTCGCGAGGTTGATGGCCTGCTGGTCGGTGGCCCCTTCGAGCAAGCGCCAGTCGCGCCCGTCCGAGTAGTAGGCCAGCGGGCTGTCCTCGACGAGCGTCGCGGGCGTCATCCCCGCGTTCATCGCGGCCGCCCAGACGAAGGGCTTGAAGGTGGAGCCGGGCTGGCGCTTGGCCTGCACCGAGCGGTTGAACTGGTCGCCGACGCCGCCGATCATCGCGCGGACGGCGCCGGTCTTGACGTCGAGCACGAGGAAGACGCCCTGGATGCCGAGCGGCGGGGTCGTCGAGACGGTCGGCGGGTCGATGCCGGCGGCGACCTCGGCGTCGAGCTGCTTCTTCCACTCGGCGAGAGACTTCTCGTCGTAGACCTTCAGGGCCTTCGCCATCTCTTCTTCCGCGGCCTTCTGCACGGTGAGGTCGAGGGTGGTGTGGATCTTCAGGCCGCCGCGCCAGAGCACGTTGTAGCCGTACTTGGGCTCGAGGTGGCGCCGCACGTACTCGGCGAAGTAGGGGGCCTGCGCGTCGAGGATGCCGCCGCGGACCGTCGGCAGCGGGACCTTGAGCGCCTCCTCCAGGTCCTTCTTCTGGATGAACTTCTCCTCGAGCATGCGCTGGAGCACGACCTTGCGCCGCACGAGCGCCCGGTCGGCGTGGGTGAAGGGCGAGTATCCGCCGGGGAAGCGGATGAGCCCGGCGAGCATCGCGCACTCGGGGAGGTCGAGGTCCTTGACGTCCTTGTTGAAGTAGATGTGGGCGGCCGACTGGACCCCGTACGCGCCGTGGCCGAAGTAGATCTGGTTGAGGTAGAACTGGAGGATCTCCTCCTTGCTGAAGTTGCGCTCGAGCTGGAGCGAGAGCAGCAGCTCCTTGATCTTGCGCACGATCTTCCGCTCGGGGGACAGGAAGATCAGCTTGGAGAGCTGCTGGGTCAGCGTCGAGCCGCCCTGCACGACGCGGCCCCGGATGAAGTTCATCAGGGCGGCGCGCATCAGGCCCTTCGGCGAGATGCCGATGTGGCGGAAGAAGTCGGAGTCCTCGGTGGCGATGACGGCGTTCTGCAGGTCCACGGGGATCTCGGCGAGCGTCAGGAGGGCGCGCTTCTCGATGGAGAACTCCGCGACGAGCTCCTCGTGGACGTCGTAGACCCGCGTCGTCAGAGACGGGGTATAGTCCTCGAGCATCTGATAGGAGGGCAGCGCGGCGAGGAAGCGCCGGAGCATGAGCCCGCCCGCGAGGATGCAGAGGAGCAGGGCGCCGACGGCGAGGTAGAAGCGCGGACGCGTCATGGGAACGGCTCCATCTTACTAAATCGCTCCGCTCGCCGACGAGCGGGAGGCAGAGTTTGATATGCTCTCCCCCCGTGCAGAACTACGACGCGGTCGTCATCGGCGGAGGGATCACCGGCGCGGGCATCGCCCGCGACCTGGCCCTGCGCGGCCTGAAGACCCTGCTCGCCGAGCGCTCCGAACCCGGGGCGGCGACCACGGCCGCCAGCACCCACCTCATCCACGGAGGCCTGCGCTACCTCCTTTACGACCGCCCGACCACGGTCACGACCTGCTGGGACTCGGGGAACATCGTGCGCATCGCGCGGCCGCTGCTGCGCCGCCTGCCCATCCTCTGGCCCGTCTACCGCGGGCACAAGCGCGGCTTCACCCTCGTCGAGACCCTGCTCGAGTGCTACGACCGCCTCTCCCCCATGAAATACGGCCGCCCGCACCTGCGCCTGGGGGCGGAGGAGACGGTCCGGCTCGTCCCGGGCCTGGAGACGAAGGGCCTGCTCGGCGCGCTCGTCTTCGACGAATGGTGGGTGCCGGCCGCCGAGCTCGTGAAGGCCAACCTCGAGTCGGCGAAGCGCGCCGGGGCCGAGGTCCGCCTCGGCAGCGAGGCCGTCTCCCTCCTGATGGAGGAGCACTGCGTGCGCGGCGTCACGCTCCAGGACCGCGAAGGCGCCTGGGACGAGGTCCGCGCCGACGTCGTGGTCAACGCCGCGGGCCCCTGGGTGGGCCGCGTCGCCCGGATGGCCGGCGCCGAGATCCCCCTGCGCCTGCGCAAGGGGACGCACCTCGTCTACGAGGGCCGCCTGCCCTGCCTGCACGGCGCCTCCATGCCGCTCGGCTTGATCCTCGAAGCGGAGGACCGCGAGCGCTACGTCTTCCTCATCCCCGGCGACGGCCGGACCCTGCTCGGCCCGACCGACCTCGACGGCGGCTCCGACCCCGACAAGACCGCCGTGACCGAAGAGGAGACCCGCTACCTCCTCGCCTCGGTGCGCCGCTACTTCCCCGAGTTCCCCGGACGGCCGACGCGCGCGACCTGCGGGGCGCGCCCCATCCTCGGCCGCGGCGACGAGAAGAAGCTCTCGCGCGAGTACGAGATCATCGACCACGGGCCCCGCGACGGCGTCCCCGGGCTCCTGAGCGCCGCCGGCGGGAAGATGTCCGACTTCCGCCTCATGGGGGAGGACACGGGCGAGACCGTGCGCCGCCTCCTGGGCCGCGGCGGCTTCTGCCGCTCCCACCTCGAGACGCTCTCGGGGCAGCCCGTGCGGGATTTCCTGCCCTACCCGCGCCCCGTCTTCCCGGCGGAACTCCGGAAGAACCCGCTGCTGCGGGAGCTGCACGCGCTGAGCTGGCTCGGCGTCGGGCTCGGAGTCCATCTGGCGCGGGCGGCCGCGGGGAAGGTCCGCGAGTCGACGGCCGAGGACTTCGAGAAGAACTACTCCGACAAGGCCCGCTGGAAGGACGCCTTCAGCGGCATCGGATGACCGCCGCCCGACGGTCCTCATGCGCGGCGAGCGCCGCATCGCCCAGCTCCGCGTACCCTCGAGCGAGCCGCCGATGCGCCTCGGCGTCGGCGGTGACGTCGTAGATGAGCAGGCTCCATCCCAGCCGGGCGGTCGGAGCCCTGTCCTTCAGCCAGGACAGCCTCGGGCCCGGCGGGTCGTAGACGCCCTGGAGGTTGGTCCTGCTCACGACGAGGAACTCCCTGCGCGGCTTCTCGGAGTTCCTCCACCGGAGCTGGATCGCGTTGGTGGACGCGAAGCGCTGGGCGCGGATGCCGTAGTACTCCGGAGACGCCGTCCCGAAATACGAGAGGATGAGCTCCGGCTGGCCCTGCTCCTCGACGAACGCCCTCAGCCGCCGGAGGTCCTGTCCCCAATCCAGGTTCGAATCGGCGAGGAACCGGTGCCCGCCGGCGGGGCCTCCGGCGAAGACGTTGAAGTAGGAGAGATGATGCGGCGCCGCGGCGAAGGCCGCGCCGGCCTGCAGGACGCCGGCCAGGACGAGCGCGGGCGCCCAGCGCCGACCGGTCTCCCGCGCGGCCGGAGCCGCCGAGAGCGCAAGCAGGGGGTAGAGCGGGAGGACGTAGCGGATGCCGAGCTGCTTGTGGCTGAGAGAAGCGACGAGGAGGTAGACCGCCGCTCCGCTGAATGCGACCAGGCTCGCCGCGTCCGAGCGTCCCCGGACGCGCAGGAGGCGCAGCAGCAGCGCGGCGGCCGCCAGGACCTCGACGGGCGTCGACTTCACCAGGAACGCGACCGCGTAATAGGCGAGCCGCCCGTCCCTCGAAAGGCGCCCCAGAAGGAACGAAGGATGCCCGATCTCCCGGACCTGCGAGACCTGATCGAGGAAGGACCCCCAGCCGCCCGGGCTGAGCGCGAGATAGACCGCCACGACCGCCGCCCACGGGAGCAAGCCCCACGCGAGGAGGGTCCGCGCGCGGCCGAAGCCGTCCCTCCGTCCGAGGGTCCAGGCCGCCGTCGCGAGCGCGGCGGCGGGCCAGAACAGGACGGCCGTGTGCTTGCAGAGGACCGCGGCCGCCGCGCAGAGCCCCGCGGCCGCGGCGCGCGGGGCGGCGGGCTTTTCGAGATGCGCGCACAACGCCAGGAACGCGAGGATCAGGAAGAAGGTCGCCGTCATGTCGGAGGTCGCGAGCGCGGAGTGCGCGAGGAGGCTCGGAGAGAACGCGTAGAGCGCCGCGGCGAGGGCCGCCGGCCCGTCACCCCAGCGCCGGCGGGCGAAGGCCCACAGCGCCGCCGAGAGGAGCAGCGAGAGCAGCAGGTTCACCGCGCGCGCGCGCAGGAGCAGGCCGTCGGCGTCGTTCCCGCTCCAGAACAGCATCCGCTCGGCGAACGCGACGCCGAAGCTCCCCGCCCATTCCGGGCTCTGCAGCGGGAGCTCGACGCGCATCGTGCGCAGCGGCGCGCTCAGCAGCAGGACCGCCAGCGGAGGGTTCTTCGCGGTGAGACGGGCGTCCCCGAGCCGCCAGAGGACGCAGCCCGCCGCGAGATGCAGCGGCTCGTCGTAGACCGCCGAATGGGTGCGGGCCGCGTAGAGGCCCAGCGCTCCCTGGAGGAAGAGCGCCGCGGCGGCCAGCGCGGCGAACGGCCGGGATCCGCTCATCGAGCCCTATCATACGAATCTGCAGGCGCATTCAAAAATGTATGCTGAGCGGCGCATGAAGAACGCACGGCGCCTCCTGGCCTCGCTCGTCGTCTGCCAGATCCTCGCCGGCCTGGCCATGACCGGGATGCACGTGTTCGGGCGCTCGGAGCTCCGGGCGGCCCTGGACCCGCGGATCTCCCGCGACGCGGCGCTCGCGCGGATGCGCGGGCCGGAATACCGTCTCGCGGAGCAGCTGGGCGGTCTCCCTCTCGACGCGAGGATCCTCCTCGTCACCCCCGGGCTCCCCTGGTTCCTGAGCTATTACCTGCTGCCGAGGGCGTCCTTCTACGCCGTCGGCGTCGAGCGGGAGCGGGACCTCCCGAAGCTCCCGCCGGAGCTCGCGGGGAAGACCGATCTCACGCTCTTCTTCGGTCCGGACGGGCAGGCCCGTCTCCTCCGGACGGACTCCCTCGCGCGATGAGCGTCCTCCTCCCCTTCCTCGCCGCGGCCGGCGCCGTCCTCCTCCTTCTGACCGGCGGCTTCGCCCTCTTGCGCGCGCTCATCCCCGGCCGCCAGCCCTTCTCGCTCTTCGGGCTCGTCCCGCTGTGCTTCGGAGTGGGCCTCGCGGCCCTGGCGGCCGCCGGGAACCTGGCGATGCTCGCCGGCCTCCGTCTGCCCTGGGCCTACGGCGGACTCGCCGTCCTCTGCGCGCTCGCGTGGGCCCGCGCGCGCCCGCGGGGAGGAGCCCCGGCGGAGCGGCTCTTCGAGACCGGCGCGGCCGGCGGCCCCCCCGCCCTGGACGCGACGGAGCGCCTCCTGCTCGCGGCGATCCTTTTCGGAGCGCTGAGCGCACTGCTCCTCGCCGTCCTCTACCCCCTCCATTATCACGACTCCCGCGCCATCTGGGGAGCCAAGGCCAAGATGCTCTTCCACGCGGGAACGCTGTTCTCCCCGGAGTTCATGGACCCTCACCGGGTCCATCCGCATTTCCGCTATCCCCTCCTGCTGCCCATGGCCGAATCCTTCGTGTTCACCTGCGCGCGCAAGGCGGACGACCGGGCGGTGATGCTCCTCATCGGCCTGTTCTTCCCGATGCTGGTCTCCTTCCTCTACGACCTCGCCCGGATCCTGCTGGCGGACCGGAAAGCCGCCCTCACGGCCGCGGCCCTGATCGCCGTCCTCCCGGCTTTCTTTCTGTCGGACGGGAGCGCCTTCTCGGGCTACGCCGACACCCCTCTGGCCGCGCTCTATGCCCTCGCCCTCGGAACGACCCTCCTGTGGCGCCGCGAAGGCGGGATGCGCTGGCTGGCGCTCTCGGCCTTCCTGACCGGCGCCCTGCCCCTGGTGAAGAACGAGGGAGGGCTCCTGGCCGCCCTCACGCTCGTCCTCATCGCCTTC from Elusimicrobiota bacterium encodes the following:
- a CDS encoding glycosyltransferase family 39 protein, translating into MSVLLPFLAAAGAVLLLLTGGFALLRALIPGRQPFSLFGLVPLCFGVGLAALAAAGNLAMLAGLRLPWAYGGLAVLCALAWARARPRGGAPAERLFETGAAGGPPALDATERLLLAAILFGALSALLLAVLYPLHYHDSRAIWGAKAKMLFHAGTLFSPEFMDPHRVHPHFRYPLLLPMAESFVFTCARKADDRAVMLLIGLFFPMLVSFLYDLARILLADRKAALTAAALIAVLPAFFLSDGSAFSGYADTPLAALYALALGTTLLWRREGGMRWLALSAFLTGALPLVKNEGGLLAALTLVLIAFPGRGWRNAAARLPLVGAVVLPWLLLVRRLPLDPTDTTDVFQLALLQPGVGLDGGRIAAFCLGALLGTEADPFGNRLLWGLFWPVFLFSAALCARRRDAQGLRLAATVLAYLALIAAGYAVLRDHSAEFWRSNFFRLCLPIAPVAALQIAGTLSAPEEPGSDAESA